In Juglans microcarpa x Juglans regia isolate MS1-56 chromosome 4S, Jm3101_v1.0, whole genome shotgun sequence, a single window of DNA contains:
- the LOC121262106 gene encoding aspartyl protease family protein 1-like, whose product MKIPILPSWRNSFGFLHYANVSVGTPTLSFLVALDTGSDLFWLPCDCMAGSCVTALQTSSSIIDLSIYSPSNSSTSKNVSCDSTLCRQTQCPSANSNCPYNVSYLSSNTSSTGIFVEDILHLITDDDQQKAVDTPITFGCGQNQTGIFLEGAAPNGLFGLGIEDISVPSTLARNGLASNSFALCFGRDGVGRISFGNNGSSDQRETPFNIRQSHPTYNISITQITVGQNSSELEFSAIFDSGTSFTSLRDPAYTFISESFNSQIQEKRHTSDPQMPFEYCYYLSANQTSYVIPDVNLTMKGEDRYFLNDPTVIVSTEDGAVLYCLGLHKSDVNIDIIGQNFMTGYRIVFDRERMVLGWKDSNCYNDQTSNNLPISPSQPPVVSPAHPVDP is encoded by the exons TTTGCACTATGCCAATGTTTCTGTGGGGACGCCAACTTTATCATTTTTGGTGGCATTGGACACAGGCAGTGATCTGTTCTGGCTACCATGCGATTGTATGGCAGGAAGTTGCGTAACTGCCTTGCAGACATCATCAAGT ATAATAGACCTCAGCATCTACAGTCCTAGtaattcatcaacaagcaaaaatGTTTCCTGCGACAGCACTTTGTGCAGACAAACTCAATGCCCTTCAGCAAATAGTAACTGTCCTTATAACGTATCGTATCTTTCTAGTAACACTTCATCAACTGGGATCTTTGTAGAGGATATTTTGCACTTAATTACAGATGATGATCAACAAAAAGCTGTTGACACTCCGATTACTTTTGG TTGTGGTCAAAATCAAACTGGTATTTTTTTGGAGGGTGCGGCACCAAACGGTCTATTTGGACTTGGCATTGAGGATATATCTGTTCCCAGCACCTTAGCAAGAAATGGGCTAGCTTCAAATTCTTTTGCCTTGTGTTTTGGACGTGATGGGGTTGGTAGAATCAGTTTTGGAAATAATGGCAGCTCAGACCAACGAGAAACACCATTCAATATTAGGCAATCACA TCCAACTTATAACATCAGCATCACTCAAATAACCGTGGGACAAAATTCTTCTGAGTTGGAGTTCAGTGCAATCTTTGACTCTGGTACATCGTTTACTAGCCTAAGGGATCCAGCTTATACTTTTATTTCTGAGAGT TTCAATTCCCAGATTCAAGAGAAACGGCATACATCTGATCCCCAGATGCCTTTTGAATACTGTTATTACTTGAG TGCAAATCAAACCAGTTATGTAATTCCTGATGTGAATCTGACAATGAAAGGGGAAGACAGATATTTTCTCAATGATCCAACTGTAATTGTCAGTACCGAG GATGGTGCGGTTTTGTATTGTCTGGGTCTTCACAAAAGCGATGTTAATATAGACATCATAGGAC AAAACTTTATGACTGGCTATCGCATAGTTTTTGATCGCGAGAGGATGGTATTGGGTTGGAAGGATTCTAACT GTTACAATGATCAAACCTCGAACAACCTACCTATCAGCCCATCACAACCTCCGGTTGTCTCCCCTGCTCATCCTGTCGACCCGTAA
- the LOC121262451 gene encoding aspartyl protease family protein 1-like isoform X2: MSWGPFTSARSFLLLFLFLGLGSRICYGSGFGFDIHHRFSDPVKEILGFDGLPERGSVEYYVAMSHRDRLIRGRHLAASDGQKSPLTFVNGNETVMINSLGFLHYANVSVGTPSLSFLVALDTGSDLFWLPCDCMVGSCVTALQTSSSIIDLSIYSPSNSSTSKNVSCDSTLCRQTQCPSANSNCPYNVSYLSSNTSSTGIYVEDILHLITDDDQQKAVETPITFGCGQIQTGIFLEGAAPNGLFGLGIEDISVPSTLARNGLASNSFALCFGRDGVGRISFGINGSSDQRETPFNIRQSHPTYNISITQITVGQNSSELEFSAIFDSGTSFTSLRDPAYTFISESFNSQIQEKRHTSDPQMPFEYCYYLSENQTSYVIPDVNLTMKGGDKYFLNNPTVVVSTKDGAVLYCLGLHKSDVNIDIIGREYLFISNLSYCLSKNFAYFNLFALHFHVCQRWLCLFHQILSFAQEKQPRYPFNLSNKP, encoded by the exons ATGTCTTGGGGTCCTTTTACTTCCGCTCGTTCATTTCTGTTATTGTTTCTGTTTTTGGGTTTGGGTTCTCGCATCTGTTACGGTTCCGGGTTCGGTTTCGACATCCACCACCGCTTCTCCGATCCCGTTAAGGAAATTCTAGGCTTCGATGGCCTCCCGGAGAGAGGGAGCGTTGAATACTACGTCGCTATGTCACACCGAGACCGCTTGATTCGTGGCCGTCATCTCGCCGCCAGCGACGGCCAGAAGTCGCCGCTCACTTTTGTCAATGGGAACGAAACTGTTATGATCAACTCTTTGGGATT TTTGCACTATGCCAATGTTTCTGTGGGGACGCcaagtttatcatttttggtGGCACTGGACACAGGCAGTGATCTGTTCTGGCTGCCATGCGATTGTATGGTAGGAAGTTGCGTAACTGCCTTGCAGACATCATCAAGT ATAATAGACCTCAGCATCTACAGTCCTAGtaattcatcaacaagcaaaaatGTCTCCTGCGACAGCACTTTGTGCAGACAAACTCAATGCCCTTCGGCAAATAGTAATTGTCCTTATAACGTATCGTATCTTTCCAGTAACACTTCATCAACTGGGATCTATGTAGAGGATATTTTGCACTTAATTACAGATGATGATCAACAAAAAGCTGTTGAAACTCCGATTACTTTTGG TTGTGGTCAAATTCAGACTGGTATTTTTTTGGAGGGTGCAGCACCAAACGGTCTATTTGGACTTGGCATTGAGGATATATCTGTTCCCAGCACCTTAGCAAGAAATGGGCTAGCTTCAAATTCTTTTGCCTTGTGTTTTGGACGTGATGGGGTTGGTAGAATCAGTTTTGGAATTAATGGCAGCTCAGACCAACGAGAAACACCATTCAATATTAGGCAATCACA TCCAACTTATAACATCAGCATCACTCAAATAACCGTGGGACAAAATTCTTCTGAGTTGGAGTTCAGTGCAATCTTTGACTCTGGTACATCGTTTACTAGCCTAAGGGATCCAGCTTATACTTTTATTTCTGAGAGT TTCAATTCCCAGATCCAAGAGAAACGACATACATCTGATCCCCAGATGCCCTTTGAATACTGTTATTACTTGAG TGAAAATCAAACCAGTTATGTAATTCCTGACGTGAATCTGACAATGAAAGGGGGAgacaaatattttctcaataatcCAACCGTAGTTGTCAGTACCAAG GATGGTGCAGTTTTGTATTGTCTGGGTCTTCACAAAAGCGATGTTAATATAGACATCATAGGACGTGAGTATCTATTTATCAGTAACCTTTCTTATTGCCTGAGCAAGAACTTTGCTTATTTTAACCTTTTTGCGTTGCATTTTCAT GTTTGTCAGCGTTGGCTGTGCTTGTTTCATCAGATATTAAGTTTTGCACAAGAAAAACAACCACGATATCCATTTAATCTTTCGAACAAGCCATGA
- the LOC121262451 gene encoding aspartyl protease family protein 1-like isoform X1 yields MSWGPFTSARSFLLLFLFLGLGSRICYGSGFGFDIHHRFSDPVKEILGFDGLPERGSVEYYVAMSHRDRLIRGRHLAASDGQKSPLTFVNGNETVMINSLGFLHYANVSVGTPSLSFLVALDTGSDLFWLPCDCMVGSCVTALQTSSSIIDLSIYSPSNSSTSKNVSCDSTLCRQTQCPSANSNCPYNVSYLSSNTSSTGIYVEDILHLITDDDQQKAVETPITFGCGQIQTGIFLEGAAPNGLFGLGIEDISVPSTLARNGLASNSFALCFGRDGVGRISFGINGSSDQRETPFNIRQSHPTYNISITQITVGQNSSELEFSAIFDSGTSFTSLRDPAYTFISESFNSQIQEKRHTSDPQMPFEYCYYLSENQTSYVIPDVNLTMKGGDKYFLNNPTVVVSTKDGAVLYCLGLHKSDVNIDIIGQNFMTGYQIVFDREKMVLGWKDSNCYNDQTSNNQPISPSQPPTVSPALPVDPEATGNNSQTPVAAPPTNHSPNLKSFTCTLAMFLVSLFALV; encoded by the exons ATGTCTTGGGGTCCTTTTACTTCCGCTCGTTCATTTCTGTTATTGTTTCTGTTTTTGGGTTTGGGTTCTCGCATCTGTTACGGTTCCGGGTTCGGTTTCGACATCCACCACCGCTTCTCCGATCCCGTTAAGGAAATTCTAGGCTTCGATGGCCTCCCGGAGAGAGGGAGCGTTGAATACTACGTCGCTATGTCACACCGAGACCGCTTGATTCGTGGCCGTCATCTCGCCGCCAGCGACGGCCAGAAGTCGCCGCTCACTTTTGTCAATGGGAACGAAACTGTTATGATCAACTCTTTGGGATT TTTGCACTATGCCAATGTTTCTGTGGGGACGCcaagtttatcatttttggtGGCACTGGACACAGGCAGTGATCTGTTCTGGCTGCCATGCGATTGTATGGTAGGAAGTTGCGTAACTGCCTTGCAGACATCATCAAGT ATAATAGACCTCAGCATCTACAGTCCTAGtaattcatcaacaagcaaaaatGTCTCCTGCGACAGCACTTTGTGCAGACAAACTCAATGCCCTTCGGCAAATAGTAATTGTCCTTATAACGTATCGTATCTTTCCAGTAACACTTCATCAACTGGGATCTATGTAGAGGATATTTTGCACTTAATTACAGATGATGATCAACAAAAAGCTGTTGAAACTCCGATTACTTTTGG TTGTGGTCAAATTCAGACTGGTATTTTTTTGGAGGGTGCAGCACCAAACGGTCTATTTGGACTTGGCATTGAGGATATATCTGTTCCCAGCACCTTAGCAAGAAATGGGCTAGCTTCAAATTCTTTTGCCTTGTGTTTTGGACGTGATGGGGTTGGTAGAATCAGTTTTGGAATTAATGGCAGCTCAGACCAACGAGAAACACCATTCAATATTAGGCAATCACA TCCAACTTATAACATCAGCATCACTCAAATAACCGTGGGACAAAATTCTTCTGAGTTGGAGTTCAGTGCAATCTTTGACTCTGGTACATCGTTTACTAGCCTAAGGGATCCAGCTTATACTTTTATTTCTGAGAGT TTCAATTCCCAGATCCAAGAGAAACGACATACATCTGATCCCCAGATGCCCTTTGAATACTGTTATTACTTGAG TGAAAATCAAACCAGTTATGTAATTCCTGACGTGAATCTGACAATGAAAGGGGGAgacaaatattttctcaataatcCAACCGTAGTTGTCAGTACCAAG GATGGTGCAGTTTTGTATTGTCTGGGTCTTCACAAAAGCGATGTTAATATAGACATCATAGGAC AAAACTTCATGACAGGCTATCAGATAGTTTTTGATCGCGAGAAGATGGTATTGGGTTGGAAGGATTCTAACT GTTACAATGATCAGACCTCGAACAACCAACCTATCAGCCCATCACAACCTCCAACTGTCTCCCCTGCTCTTCCTGTCGACCCGGAAGCCACAGGAAACAATTCTCAGACACCTGTGGCAGCACCACCAACCAATCATTCACCCAATTTGAAGTCTTTTACTTGCACACTCGCGATGTTTCTTGTTTCACTTTTTGCTCTTGTTTGA
- the LOC121262452 gene encoding la-related protein 1C-like, which translates to MATSSSANGNPASSSSPPPPWTQIVRGESEPIVAAPSSPSSTTTHVMSSSSTPAIDPAVPSVTVEESMWDGSESGPNGNAGKRQAWNKPSNGPVAEVGPVMGAVSWPALSESTRASAKPSSESLKGLSDIGSPVAVLQGTGTTSSSSQKQVGNNANPNPTSNHSIHTRQRSMRRNNASTSSNGGLPQQQLAPPGAVVEMGPNNPSPKDHTQRSGFASQSHGGNDHPPHRNSFRSRNGGSHPRGDGSHHHNYGGSRGNQDWNAHRNFSGRDNHMQPQRGAPRFIRPPPPPPLSSTPFIPPPPVRPFASPIGFPELPPPMVYVAAPPSDSLRGMPFGPPMLPHPFYYPPADPHLPAKIVKQIEYYFSSENLIKDTYLRQNMDDQGWVPITLIARFKKVMLLSDNIQFILDSVRTSNILEVQGDKIRRRNDWMRWIISPSVHFPNAQGQQTFGEPSYDMLEARVQSMALEEKTTNHHTTGGQADPHGAALENELPSEELSSPSQLSGGRKTDQVGIRASSDLSTRN; encoded by the exons ATGGCTACGAGTAGTAGTGCTAACGGCAATCCCGCATCGTCGTCGTCGCCGCCGCCTCCGTGGACGCAAATTGTCCGGGGCGAATCTGAGCCGATCGTCGCTGCTCCTTCTTCACCCTCGAGTACGACGACGCACGTGATGTCTTCTTCATCGACGCCTGCGATTGATCCGGCTGTCCCGTCGGTGACGGTGGAGGAATCGATGTGGGACGGGTCGGAGAGTGGACCGAATGGCAATGCGGGGAAGAGGCAGGCCTGGAACAAGCCGTCGAATGGGCCAGTCGCGGAGGTTGGCCCGGTCATGGGTGCGGTCTCTTGGCCCGCTTTATCGGAGTCCACTCGGGCTTCGGCGAAACCGTCTTCCGAATCGTTGAAAGGCTTGTCCGATATCGGATCACCTGTCGCCGTATTACAG GGGACTGGAACAACATCTTCCTCTTCACAGAAACAAGTCGGTAATAATGCGAATCCTAATCCAACATCAAACCATAGCATACACACGCGCCAGAGATCCATGAGGCGTAATAATGCAAGCACATCCTCTAATGGTGGCCTACCTCAGCAGCAGCTAGCACCACCAGGTGCAGTGGTTGAAATGGGTCCAAATAACCCTTCACCTAAGGATCACACACAAAGAAGCGGGTTTGCATCACAATCCCATGGTGGTAATGATCATCCACCGCATCGTAACTCATTTAGGAGCCGCAATGGTGGCTCACATCCACGTGGAGATGGTTCTCACCATCACAATTATGGAGGCAGCCGTGGAAATCAAGATTGGAATGCTCATAGGAACTTTTCTGGTAGGGACAACCACATGCAACCACAGAGAGGTGCTCCTAGGTTTATTAggcctccaccaccaccacctctgAGTTCCACCCCATTTATTCCCCCACCACCTGTGCGGCCTTTTGCTAGTCCCATTGGTTTCCCTG AACTGCCGCCTCCAATGGTATATGTTGCAGCTCCACCTTCTGACTCACTCAGAGGCATGCCTTTTGGTCCACCAATGCTGCCTCATCCATTCTATTATCCTCCTGCGGACCCTCATTTGCCTGCTAAGATAGTGAAgcagatagaatattatttcag TAGTGAGAATTTGATTAAAGATACATACTTGCGGCAGAACATGGATGATCAGGGTTGGGTTCCTATTACATTGATAGCACGCTTCAAAAAA GTTATGCTCTTGTCAGACAATATACAGTTTATACTGGATTCTGTGCGAACTTCTAATATTCTGGAAGTGcag GGTGACAAGATAAGAAGGCGTAATGATTGGATGAGATGGATAATATCACCTTCAGTTCATTTTCCTAATGCTCAAGGCCAACAGACCTTTGGAGAGCCCAGTTATGATATGCTGGAAGCTCGTGTCCAAAGCATGGCACTGGAGGAGAAGACTACTAACCACCACACTACTGGGGGCCAAGCTGATCCTCATGGAGCGGCACTCGAGAATGAGTTACCATCTGAGGAGTTGAGCAGCCCATCGCAGCTGTCAGGCGGAAGGAAAACAGATCAAGTCGGTATTCGAGCCAGTTCTGATCTTTCAACAAGAAATTAG